Within the Thermoanaerobaculia bacterium genome, the region ACTTCCCGCTGAACCTCCTCGCGCACAAGGTCGCGCCGGCCATCGCCTGCGGCTGTCCGGTCGTCGCGAAGCCCTCGCCGCGCACCCCGCGGGCCGCGCTCCTCCTCGCCGAGGAGGCCGCGAAGACCGCGTGGCCCGCCGCCGCCTTCTCCGTCGTCGTCTGCGAGAACGCGGACGCGCCGGCCCTGTGGCGCGATCCGCGCGTCGCGGTCCTGTCGTTCACGGGCTCCGACGCCGTCGGCTGGAAGATCAAGGAGGAGGCGCCGAGGAAGACCGTCGTCCTCGAACTCGGCGGGAACGCCGCGGCGATCGTCCACGACGACGCCGACCTCGATGCGGCCGCCCGGAAGCTCGCGTCGTCCGCATTCGCCTACGCCGGCCAGGTGTGCATCAAGGCGCAGCGGATCCTCGTGTCTCGCGCCGTCTTCGAGCCGTTCCTCGAGCGGTTCATGGCCGCGGCCCGGGAGCTGCCGGCGGGCGACCTGCGCGACCCGAAGACGGCGCTCTGCCCGCTGATCGACGAGGACGCCGCGCGCCGCGTGGACGCCTGGATCGAAGAGGCCCTCGCCGCGGGAGCGGTCCGCGTCGCGGGAGGGGCGCGCGAGGGGCGATACGTGCCGCCGACGATCCTGACCGGCGTCGATTCCGAAGCGAAGGTGCGGCGGCGCGAGGTCTTCGGGCCCGTCGCGATCGTCGATCCCTACGACGACTTCGACGGCGCGATCGCGGCGGCCAACGACACCGCGTACGGCCTTCACGCGGCCGTCTTCACCCGCGACA harbors:
- a CDS encoding aldehyde dehydrogenase family protein; protein product: MTDAAGISRAIGEARDAFDATRRMPSWKRAQALRQIRGGIARRRAEFADAIVAEAGKPLRFAEAEVDRCLVTFSLAAEEAGRTGGEVLAVDLEPRAESLWCAVERFPKGVVAALTPFNFPLNLLAHKVAPAIACGCPVVAKPSPRTPRAALLLAEEAAKTAWPAAAFSVVVCENADAPALWRDPRVAVLSFTGSDAVGWKIKEEAPRKTVVLELGGNAAAIVHDDADLDAAARKLASSAFAYAGQVCIKAQRILVSRAVFEPFLERFMAAARELPAGDLRDPKTALCPLIDEDAARRVDAWIEEALAAGAVRVAGGAREGRYVPPTILTGVDSEAKVRRREVFGPVAIVDPYDDFDGAIAAANDTAYGLHAAVFTRDIGRIRAAYRSLEVGGVLVNEPPSTRIDNFPYGGVKASGAGREGVRSTILEYTEPRVLLVSSA